The genomic segment CAGTCGTCGATCAATTCCCAGGTATTGAAATAGTCACCACCCTTCCAGCCGACTGGAACCGGGAAAAAGCCATCCGGGTAACGGAAGATATCCTTGCAGCCAATCCTGAAGGCACTCTTGATTTTATTTGGGCCGCTTCCAACGAGATGGGTCTGGGTGCTATGCTGACGGCTGAAAGACTGGGACGGGAAGAAGTCAAGATTTTTACCAACGATGGTACACCGGAATCGATTGAAAGGATTCGGGAGGGCCGCCTGATCGCCGAGACCTGGCACGGGTTCCCCGAATGGGGTTGGTATGGTACGAAATTTGCGGTTATGTCCGCTCTGGGGCTCGAGGACATGGTTCCCCAGTATTTTGATATCCGGCCGAGGATCGCTTGGCAGGCCAATGCCGACTTGTTCTATCCCGAGCCGGCTCTGGAACCGATAGACTGGGAAGCAATCAAGGCAGCTTACCAACCATAAAACACTTCAGAAGGCCGGAAGGTGCCGGAAGGGCCTTCCGGCTTTCTGAATGCAGGGGAGAGGCAACAGTGGAACTAAGGCTTATCCAGAAAAATGTGGTTGTTACCGGTGGTGCCTCGGGGATCGGTGAGGAAACGGCAAAAGCTTTTTCTCGTGAGGGAGCCCGCGTAGCCATTCTTGATGTGGATTCTGGGCGGGGTGATCGCGTTCTCCAGGAGATCCGGAAAGAGGGCGGAAAAGCCGATTTTTTTCGGATTGATTTGACGTCGGAACCGGATATTCGTGTCGGAATCAGCCGGATTGCCGGTGAATTCGGCGGGATCGATATTCTGGTGAACAATGCCGCCCGGTATCGACAGGGAGATGTTCGTTCTTTTCGGAAAATCGACCTGGAAGATCTCCTGGCGATCAATATCGTGGGTGTTTTATGGATGACCCGCTATGTGACCGAAAGCATGATCAGCTCAGGGAAAAAAGGCGTTATTGTCAATGTGGCCTCCGAGGCAGGTTTGGTCGGTATCCAAAACCAGGTGATTTACAATCTTACCAAGGCGGCCGTCATTTCGATTACGCGAAGCTGTGCCATAGACCTGGCTCCTCACGGGATCCGGGTCAACTGTGTATGTCCCGGGACCACCGAAACCCCGTTGCTGGAGGAAGCTCTTTCCCGGGTACAGGATCCCGCTTCCGTCCGTAGCTCTATCGAAAAAAGCCGTCCCCTGTGCCGGCTCGGCCAGCCGGAAGAGATTGCCTCGGCGATTCTGATGATGGCCACCGATAGGCTCGGATACGCCACCGGTGCAGTGTTGAGTATCGACGGAGGGTATACGGTGTGGTAACCCAAAGCCTTAAAGAACCTTTGTTACGATTGGATAAAGTCAGCAAACATTTCCCCGGGGTCCAGGCCCTCAAGCGGATCGAACTGGATATTTTCCCCGGAGAGATCCACGCTGTTTTGGGTGAGAACGGAGCCGGTAAGAGTACCCTGATGAAAATCCTGAGTGGGGTGTTCAAGAAAGACGAGGGAGAAATATTTCTTCAGGGGCGGAAACTGAGCCGGGAGAATCCGCGGGAAGCGTTACGTAACGGAATTGCTCTGGTGTATCAGGAATTGTCTCTTATACCGATGCTGAACATTGCTGAAAATCTTTTCCTGGGTCGCTGGCCGTTGGGACGAGTGGCTATCGATTGGAAAAAAATCCATGCCGAATCAAGGAAACTCTTAGAACGTTTTGAAATCAATCTTGATCCGGCCACACTGGTCATTAGTCTATCGGTTGCAGAACAACAGATGGTGGAAATCCTCAAGGCGATAAGCCATCCCGATATACAAATTTTACTTCTGGATGAACCGACTTCCGCCCTCAGTGATGATGAAACAAAGCGGTTGTTTCAGATTCTCCATACGGTGAAAAAGGAAAATCGGGGCATTATTTTTATTTCCCACAAAATCAACGAGGCTATGCAAATCGCCGATCGTATCACGGTTTTACGGGACGGTGAAAAGGTTATTACCCAATCCCGGGATAAAATGACCGAAAAAGAGATTGTCTTTTACATGACCGGTAAAAATTTTGAATCGATTGCCTCTCATTCAACAGAAACGACGAACAGCAAAAAGCCGGTTCTCTCATTAAAGGATTTTTCCGCTGATAATTTTTTGAAAGAAATCCGTCTTGATTTTTATCTAGGGGAAATCGTGGTCGTTTTTGGTTTGATAGGATCCGGAAAGACCAGCC from the Atribacteraceae bacterium genome contains:
- a CDS encoding SDR family oxidoreductase, producing MELRLIQKNVVVTGGASGIGEETAKAFSREGARVAILDVDSGRGDRVLQEIRKEGGKADFFRIDLTSEPDIRVGISRIAGEFGGIDILVNNAARYRQGDVRSFRKIDLEDLLAINIVGVLWMTRYVTESMISSGKKGVIVNVASEAGLVGIQNQVIYNLTKAAVISITRSCAIDLAPHGIRVNCVCPGTTETPLLEEALSRVQDPASVRSSIEKSRPLCRLGQPEEIASAILMMATDRLGYATGAVLSIDGGYTVW
- a CDS encoding sugar ABC transporter substrate-binding protein, giving the protein SAYAVIDYFGGPGVMGTGEEVAVDPAAFLDLAFWEGLYPSEVIAGLADDITLRGAIIEGIAGGFFSVARLRGFHAVVDQFPGIEIVTTLPADWNREKAIRVTEDILAANPEGTLDFIWAASNEMGLGAMLTAERLGREEVKIFTNDGTPESIERIREGRLIAETWHGFPEWGWYGTKFAVMSALGLEDMVPQYFDIRPRIAWQANADLFYPEPALEPIDWEAIKAAYQP
- a CDS encoding sugar ABC transporter ATP-binding protein produces the protein MVTQSLKEPLLRLDKVSKHFPGVQALKRIELDIFPGEIHAVLGENGAGKSTLMKILSGVFKKDEGEIFLQGRKLSRENPREALRNGIALVYQELSLIPMLNIAENLFLGRWPLGRVAIDWKKIHAESRKLLERFEINLDPATLVISLSVAEQQMVEILKAISHPDIQILLLDEPTSALSDDETKRLFQILHTVKKENRGIIFISHKINEAMQIADRITVLRDGEKVITQSRDKMTEKEIVFYMTGKNFESIASHSTETTNSKKPVLSLKDFSADNFLKEIRLDFYLGEIVVVFGLIGSGKTSLAKGIMGLIKSQGTITLKGRDIIVRSPREAIDEGIGYIPEDRREGLVFEMPVFANITLAILKSLARKGILNIRKEKKVAGDFIETLRIRTPNIFRWGTLSQWRKPTKSSVSPLDGQKFRYFNYG